The proteins below are encoded in one region of Hordeum vulgare subsp. vulgare chromosome 3H, MorexV3_pseudomolecules_assembly, whole genome shotgun sequence:
- the LOC123444364 gene encoding uncharacterized protein LOC123444364, producing MGRSAGAPQVLSAHQEDEDLFETSSSFSCDSDDEAQFSDGEDQFVPASPPARRLNSDGVYDLSSIKAELSVKKGGLSKYYDGKSQSFACMSEVRCLEDLPKKRPYNKKMKPCRSHVEIDGDQRACPAPGSNNSSKVVAKPTSGSSCANLMMARSGSSSMLYRPPAIPVNKSACHQ from the exons ATGGGCAGATCTGCTGGAGCTCCTCAGGTCCTCTCGGCGCACCAGGAAGACGAGGACCTGTTCgagacctcctcctccttctcctgcgacTCCGACGACGAGGCACAGTTCTCGGACGGCGAGGACCAGTTCGTGCCGGCCTCCCCGCCGGCGCGGCGACTGAACTCCGACGGCGTCTACGATCTGTCGTCCATCAAGGCCGAGCTCTCCGTCAA GAAAGGGGGGTTGTCCAAGTACTACGACGGCAAGTCCCAGTCCTTCGCGTGCATGTCGGAGGTGAGGTGCCTGGAGgacctgcccaagaagagaccctACAACAAGAAGATGAAGCCATGCCGGAGCCACGTCGAGATCGACGGTGACCAGAGAGCTTGCCCCGCGCCTGGTTctaacaacagcagcaaggtAGTCGCCAAGCCGACCTCCGGGAGCTCCTGCGCAAACCTGATGATGGCGCGGAGCGGCAGCTCCAGCATGCTCTACAGGCCTCCCGCCATCCCCGTCAACAAGAGCGCCTGCCATCAGTAG
- the LOC123444366 gene encoding uncharacterized protein LOC123444366, whose product MGRSAGAPQPRQEDEDLFETSSSFSCDSDDEARFSDGEDQFVPASPPARRLVSEGVYDLSSMKAELSVKKGGLSKYYDGKSQSFACMSEVRCLEDLPKKRPYNKKMKPCRSHVEIDGDQRACPAPGSNNSSKGVAKQTSGSSCANLMMARSGSSSMLYRPPAIPVNKSACHQ is encoded by the exons ATGGGCAGATCTGCCGGAGCTCCTCAGCCGCGCCAGGAAGACGAGGACCTGTTCgagacctcctcctccttctcctgcgacTCCGACGACGAGGCACGGTTCTCGGACGGCGAGGACCAGTTCGTGCCGGCCTCCCCGCCGGCGCGCAGGCTGGTTTCAGAGGGCGTCTACGATCTGTCGTCGATGAAGGCAGAGCTCTCCGTCAA GAAAGGGGGGTTGTCCAAGTACTACGACGGCAAGTCCCAGTCCTTCGCGTGCATGTCGGAGGTGAGGTGCCTGGAGgacctgcccaagaagagaccctACAACAAGAAGATGAAGCCATGCCGGAGCCACGTCGAGATCGACGGTGACCAGAGAGCCTGCCCCGCGCCTGGTTCTAACAACAGCAGCAAGGGAGTCGCCAAGCAGACCTCCGGGAGCTCCTGCGCGAACCTGATGATGGCGCGGAGTGGCAGCTCCAGCATGCTCTACAGGCCTCCCGCCATCCCCGTCAACAAGAGCGCCTGCCATCAGTAG
- the LOC123444363 gene encoding endoribonuclease YBEY, chloroplastic-like: MARIVSRALPFASRSHLHIPPPLRGAALLSSTPLLPHLPAAASTASLLSWRGFTPTPEPSRFAQPFAGFLAGIRGFRRARRGQAAAKREPPQDPAPPPPPPPKESEIELCARISVEDDLPDDIEVLNIIEIMKLNVPMAMKIALDGLLEYNYKTRDTSISNIGKYEKVEVSVLVCNDNFIQNLNKEWRGEDCATDMLSVSQFIPDLDVPTLMLGDIVISVETAARQAEARGHTLLDELRTLVVRGLLRLLGFDRQTSDEAAMEMEKEELLILKSLRWKGKGLAKNAPDLSKPHTETLDGQVTNSLKRAGSLRFYRPKFKYIFCDMDGTLLNSKSQVTARNAEAIKEARSRGVNIIIATGKTRPAAIDALNMVDLSGRNGIVSDSSPGIFLQGLLVYGLEGREIYRNTLNQEVCREAFLYSMEHKVPLVAFSQDRCFSMFEDPLVDSLHDVYHEPKAEIVSSIDQLLGTAEIQKLVFIGTSEGVSSTLRPYWTKAIEERAGVLQAQPDMLELVPPATSKGTGVKILLDHLCISPDEVMAIGDGENDIEMLQLASLGVALANGAEKTKAVANVIGATNDEDGVAQAIYDYAF; the protein is encoded by the exons ATGGCGCGCATCGTATCGCGAGCCCTTCCGTTCGCCTCGCGCTCGCACCTCCATATCCCACCGCCCCTCCGCGGCGCGGCGCTGCTCAGCTCCACGCCGCTCCTCCCGCACCTCCCCGCGGCGGCGTCCACGGCCTCTCTGCTCTCCTGGCGGGGGTTCACGCCCACCCCCGAGCCCTCCCGCTTTGCGCAGCCTTTCGCGGGATTCCTCGCTGGCATCCGCGGCTTCCGAAGGGCGCGGcgcgggcaggcggcggcgaagcGAGAGCCGCCGCAGGACCctgcgcccccgcccccgcccccgcccaagGAGAGCGAGATAGAGCTCTGCGCCCGCATCAGCGTCGAGGATGATTTGCCCGACGACATCGAAGTGCTG AACATAATAGAAATCATGAAATTAAATGTTCCAATGGCGATGAAAATTGCACTTGATGGACTTCTGGAGTATAACTACAAAACACGAGACACTTCAATAAGTAACATCGGGAAGTATGAAAAGGTTGAGGTTTCTGTGTTGGTATGCAACGATAACTTCATCCAGAATCTTAACAAAGAATGGAGAGGCGAGGATTGCGCTACTGATATGCTCTCAGTGTCACAGTTCATTCCTGATCTGGACGTTCCTACT CTTATGTTGGGTGATATAGTAATATCAGTGGAAACAGCTGCAAGGCAAGCTGAGGCGAGAGGTCATACCCTTCTTGATGAACTGCGGACACTGGTG GTTCGTGGCCTGTTACGTCTTCTGGGTTTTGACCGTCAGACTAGTGATGAGGCTGCAATGGaaatggagaaggaggagctgctCATTTTAAAAAGTCTAAGGTGGAAAGGGAAAGGTCTTGCTAAGAACGCTCCTGATTTGAGCAAGCCTCACACAGAAACATTGGATG GACAAGTAACAAACAGTCTAAAGAGAGCTGGCAGCCTAAGATTTTATAGACCAAAGTTCAAATATATCTTCTGCGATATGGATG GTACATTGCTCAACAGTAAAAGTCAAGTAACAGCAAGGAATGCAGAAGCTATAAAGGAAGCTAGGTCAAGAGGAGTAAACATAATTATTGCCACAGGAAAG ACGCGCCCAGCTGCCATTGATGCTCTTAATATGGTCGATTTATCTGGAAGAAATGGCATTGTTTCAGACTCTTCGCCTGGTATATTTCTTCAG GGGCTGTTGGTTTATGGTTTGGAAGGGAGAGAAATTTATAGAAATACATTGAACCAAGAAGTATGCCGAGAG GCATTCTTATATTCTATGGAGCACAAGGTACCATTAGTAGCATTTAGCCAGGATCGGTGTTTTTCTATGTTTGAGGATCCATTGGTTGATTCTCTCCATGATGTATACCATGAACCTAAG GCTGAAATAGTGTCATCTATTGATCAGCTTTTAGGAACAGCTGAGATACAG AAACTAGTGTTCATTGGAACTTCTGAGGGAGTTTCTTCCACATTGAGGCCATACTGGACAAAGGCAATAGAAGAAAGGGCTGGTGTTCTTCAGGCACAGCCTGATATGCTTGAGCTTGTACCACCTGCAACTTCGAAGGGCACCGGGGTGAAGATTTTGCTGGACCATCTCTGCATTAGTCCGGACGAG GTAATGGCAATTGGAGATGGAGAGAATGACATAGAAATGCTACAGCTAGCATCACTGGGCGTCGCTCTGGCAAACGGCGCTGAGAAGACCAAAGCAGTGGCGAACGTGATCGGCGCCACCAATGACGAAGATGGAGTTGCGCAGGCCATCTATGACTACGCTTTCTAA